The genomic interval CAACCCCTATAGGTCTATTCAACATCGGATCGGAGGGACTATCGAAATCGGGATAGTAATTTTTCTCGACGAATACCACCGAATAAAGCCATATCGCCACGGCGGCACACATACAGACCATCAAAAGGAAGTTGACGTACCCGACGTAGAAAAGTGAATGGACGAAAAACCAAAAGCTCTCCAAAGTTCGAAAGAACGGATGCTGTCCGATATCCAGCCTTATTGGCTCTATCGAGATACCGTCCTCATCCACCTTCACCTGCACATAATGGTAGAAGCTAAGATCATCGTTCAAGACCAAACCGCCCGAGCCTCCGGTTATTATATACTTGACCCCGTCGCAGAAAGTCTCGTCGAAAAAGGGCAGATTAGCCGAAAAAACGACATCGACACCGAAACGGGAGAACATCGAGACCAGTTTTTGCCCTACATCCTGATCCAAAAAGGATTTGCTCGAAACCCCTACAAGCCCTACTGTATTTACCGGTATGGGAGGTCGTCCCACGAAAACGAAGACACGCTCTTCCGAGGATCCGGCCATCAGATCCTCGAACCATCTAAACTGCCAATCCCACGAGGTTTTCCCGGTCCCATCCAGAAAAACAAACCTGCTGTTTCCTGCCACGAAGGTGAACAGGTACGGACCGTAGTGTTCGTAAAACCGACCACCTCCGAAAGCGCTCTCCTCGTCTTCCCCGAAGGTGAGCATATAGGGTATGCCAAGCTTCTCCATGGTACTGTGAAGAGCTCTGTACTTATCCTCTCCTCCACCGCTGACCGCGTTTCCGGCGGAAACCACGAAATCCGTTTCGCTTGAGTTAAGGAGGGGAACGATCTTTTTCTCGAAAATTCCGATCGAGTTCTTCACGTTCCCGACGACGGTAAAGGAAAAACAGGACCTCCCCTTTAAACACCTCTCTATCCTTTCCATCTGAACGGCGTGAACCGCTCCGTAATTCTCCTCAACAAAATTGAGATATAGTTTATACCCCACCAAAAAAACAATTATAACGACGTTGACGTAGAAGAGGATCTTTAGCTCTCTGGATCTACGCATCGCAACGTCTCCGACCGAATAAGTCGGTCAACATGAAAATGAAGCCTATTCCCATTCCCAGATATATGGTCAGGAAACGCCAGATCACTATTACCGAGACCAACTCGGAGGAAGGGATCGACGACAGAAAAAAAAGGCCGAATAGCCCCTCGGCAAAACCGGCTCCACCGGGAGTAGGCGAAAAATACATTATAAAAGTCGTCAAGATCAAGAGACCTACGGAAAGAAGATAGGGTACAGGATAACCGGTTCCCCGAAGAAGAAAAAAGGGAAAGGAGAAGAGGGCCATCAGAAAAACGGCCGTACATGCCACGGAAAGAAGGATATCGGCACCTCCTCTGCTACAGCGTCTGATATCCCTGGAGAAACGCACGATCTCCTTTACCGCCTTGGATCTCCAGGAAACGGCCCTTGCTCTGTCGATCACCTTGGCTCGGCAAAGCAGGTTAAGCCCTCTATGGAGGACGAAGATCATCCAGTTTCTCTTGAGCAGAGCCAGACAGAACAGAGACAGATATACGATCCCCAAAGAGGCAAAAACTAAGGACAAAATCCACCCTCTGGAGGAAGTCGAAAAGGGATGCAAAAAGAGAAGCAGAAAAGGCGAGACCCCGAATATACAGGCAGTGGCCAAGAACGTCCTCAAGGTGGTAGCCGCCGTAGCAGTTCCGAGAGGGATACCGAACCTCCGAAGATACCATATCTGGGCAAAACCTCCACCGGTCGCCATAGGGGTTATATTCGAGAAAAATATGTTTACGAATACCAGTTTGGCCAATCCCCCTAAAGGAATTCTATGCCCCATCGACCGGAGAACATAGTATAGCCTCAGTCCATCGCAACAGAAGTAGACGACCAAAAGCCCTAGCAGACAGACCGCGGTGCGAAGGGACAGAAATCCACAGTCCACGTGAAAATCGCCTCCCAGCCCCTTGGAGAGAAAAAACGGGACCAGGAGACTCAAAGAGACGAAAAGCAAGGCGAATAAGACAAGACGAAGCCTCCCTATTCGCTCTATCACATTGGTGGGAAAATCCTTACGATTCGAGACCACCATACCATCGCTCCCTTCACTTTCGGACACATCATACCAGATACATGGAACTCCACACAGGAGCCCTACTTGACCTCATACGGCTAAAGAGATAAACTGTAAAACGCTTTCTTTTGGATACATAAATGAACTACAGGAGGTTTTGTTATGATCACACAGGAGAAAAAGCGCTCTTCATTTCCACACGTATTCGTCATACTCCTATCCATAATGGTAGTAGCTATGGTGGCGACCTGGTTCGTTCCAGCCGGAGAGTTCAACAGACAGTTGGACCCGAAGAGCAATCGAACCGTAATAGTACCGGACAGCTTCCACTCGGTTGAACAGGCACCGGTCGATCCATTCCAGATGTTCGTAGCCGTCCAGAAAGGCATGACCCAGGCGGGATCGATAGTCTTTTTCATATTCATCGTATTTTCTTCCATATACGTTGTGATGTCGACAGGGGCCATAGACGCCTTCATAGCCTGGATGGTCCGCAAGACCAGGTCCAACCCAGCTTCAGCCAACGTCACATTCGGAGTTCTCATGGCTGTATTCATGATATGGGGATCCACCGGAACCCTGTCCTACGAGGAGATGATAGCCTTCGTCCCCATCTTCGCCAGCCTTGCCTTGGCTCTGGGATACGACCCCATAGTGGGATTGGCTGTATCGTTCGTCTCCGTCGGCATAGGATTCGCCTCAGCCACGGTAAACCCATTCACAATCGGGGTAGCACAGACCATATCGGAACTTCCCCTTTTCTCAGGGCTGGCCTACAGGCTGCTGATATTGGCGGTAATGGGAAGCATAACCATAGCATGGACCCTCAGATATGCCGCAAAGATCAAAGCCGACCCATCCAAGAGCGTGGTAAGCGACCTGGACTTCGAGGACTTGGAATTCGACGAAGAAAAGGTGAACCTTCAGTTCACGAAAACCCACAAAACAGTCCTAATGCTTTTTTTGATCACCATATTGGTAGCAGGATTCGGACTCCTTAAGCTTCACTGGTATATCAACCAGCTGGCTGGACTGTTCCTCATCATGGGTATTCTGGTAGGCATAGCGGACAGAAAGGCACCCAGCCGCATCGCCGAGCTTTTCGTAGAAGGGATGAGCAAAGGAGTCCTCTCCGCGATGGTGGTAGGAGTGGCACGGGGAATCCTGGTCGTATTATCGGAAGGCAAGATCGTGGACTCCATAATAAACGGAATGGCAAACCTTCTGGGTCAGGGCTCGGCCTATCTGAGCTCCGTCGGAATGCTGCTTTTCCAGACTATGATGAATTTCCTCGTTCCATCCGGATCGGGACAAGCGGCCACTACCATGCCGATAATGGCCCCCTTGGCCGATCTGTTGGAGGTTAAAAGACAGGTAGCAGTACTGGCCTTTCAGTTCGGCGACGGATTCTCCAACCTGCTTTGGCCGACAGGCTTCATTCTGATCGGCTGCATCCTGGCTAAGGTTCCTCTCAGCCGTTATCTGCGTTGGTTCCTTCCCCTCTTCGCCGTGCTCTTCGTAGTTCAGGTTCTATTCCTCTGGGGAGCTATCGCCATAGGTTACGGCCCGTTCTAAGCATATAGGATCGATACAATGACAGATGAATCGAGAAAGGATATTCTGCGTCTATTGGGGGAGATCGCACCGACATCGGAAAAACTGGCCCTGGACCTATGGGAAAATCCCGAGCTGGGCCTTGAAGAAAGATACGCCGCCGACAGATACCAGGAAATTCTTTCCCTTGAGGGATTTCAGGTCCGAAGAGGGATCGGCGACCTGGACACAGCCATCTCGGCTAGCTGGGGCTCCGGCTCCCCCTGTATAGGATTTCTGGGAGAATACGACGCTCTGCCTGGCATAGCTGAAGACGGTGGCCCGGGACACGGATGCGGACACAACCTCCTCGGAGCCGCATCTCTAGGGGCTGCCATGGCCCTGAAGAAATACATGGAAAAACTGAATCTGTCCGGAACGGTGGTCTTCTATGGCTGCCCCGCCGAGGAAAACAACGGCGGAAAGGTCTATATGGCAAGAGACGGTTGCTTCTCCGAGCTGGACGCCGCTCTGACCTGGCATCCCTCTGACGTAAACGCAGTATGGGAGGCTGGGACCCTTGCCCTGAACGCCTGTAACTTCGTCTTCAAAGGTGTCACATCCCATGCGGCCAAGTCTCCGGAGGCGGGCAGAAGTGCCCTGGACGGAGCCATACTGATGGATGTAGGGGTCAACTACCTGAGGGAACATATGATCCAGGAGGCACGGATCCACAGCGTTATAACCTCTGGCGGCAAGACTCCCAACGTGGTCCCAGCCGAGGCTACCATATGCTACTACGTCAGAGCCCCCAGGCGAGACCAGGTGGAGCCTCTTTTCGAAAGGGTGGTCAACTGCGCCAAGGGTGCAGCTCTTATGACCGACACAACCTTCGAGATCGATATGATCGACGGACTTTACGACTACCTGCCCAACCCGGTGTTAAACGAGGTCGCGTCAAAGATAATGTCGGAACTTGGAGGACCGAGCTTCGACAAGGTCGATCGAGAGAAGGCAGATAAGCTGCAATCCAGCCTATCGGAGAAAACGGTAAAAGAGGCTTTCAAAAGATACGGAGCCACCTCAGACTTCCTGGGCCGGGAGCTTAGCGATGTCTATCTTCAAGGAGGAGGCCCCATGGCAAAGGGAAAGACCATGGCGGGATCGACCGACGTGGGAGACGTATCCCACATCGTACCCACCCTTCAGATAACGACCTGTACCATGCCCATAGGGACCTCTCTACACTCCTGGCAAAGCAACGAATCCTTCGGTAGCACAGTCGGATTGAAGGGAATGAACTTCGCCTCCGAAGTGCTCACTCTGACCGCTTTGGAGCTTTTAAGGGACACATCGCTGTTTAAAAAGGCAAAAGACGCCTTCGAAAGGGACACCGAGGGAGATCCTTACGAGAGCCCTTTGATTCCCGGAGCTAGACCGAAAATAAGATAAAGACGGATACGTTATAAAAACAGTCGGAGCGAAACTTATATTTGCTCCGACCGTGGATGTTTAATTATAATACAGTAGCCGTCGGGATCTGCGACGATCCCGACGGCTACGAAATGGCTAATGGTGGAGGCGCGGGGATTCGAACCCCGGTCCTAACATGCCGTGTATGAATGGACGGCTACAGGCTTAGTCGATCTCTTTAACTACGGGAGAAACGATCTGTGATCGACAGAACACTATCGTTTCCCATCCGGGACAACACCATACGTCGCCCGCGTTGATAGCCCTTCCGAATCTGCGAGCGCTCCCCTTCGGTCGGGCGGCCGCTTAATTAAGCTGCCAGAGCGTAATTGTTGTCAGTTCATTTAGTGATGACTTACGGTCATCGCTCGGCCTGCTTCCAGACTTCCGACATACCAGTCGAAACCAGTCGCCCCCATGTTAAACTTTCTGCCTGTTCCTGATCTCCCTTGCCATGGTACGCTTGGCGTCCTCTTCCGCAAGGGATTGTCTTTTGTCGTGAAGGGCCTTACCCTTCGCCAATCCAAGCTCTATCTTGGCCCATCGACCGTCCTTTATGTACATGGACAAAGGAACCAACGTAAAACCTCGTTCTTTTATCTTTACTGAAAGCTTGCGTATCTCCGACCTATGCATCAGGAGCTTTCGTCTCTGGGTCGGGTCGTGCTGTCTCCAGCTAGCGTTTTCGTAAGGTGAAATGTGAACGTTCATCAACCACAGCTCGCCCTTTTCCAGCTTGGCATATCCGTCCTTAAGGTTGACCCGTCCAGCTCTGACGGATTTTATCTCAGTTCCGGTAAGGACTAAGCCGCACTCAAAGGTGTCCAATATAAAGTAGTCGTGCCGGGCTTTCCGATTCTGGGCTACCCTCTCCACGGCCATGATCTTCACCTCTTTCGGGCAGATTATATCGAAATAGTCAAAGATAGTCAACAAAGATAAAGCTGTAAAAAAAACGACCTCGACAGAAATCGAGATCGTCTTTCTTTCGGTCTGGTCGGGGTGAGAGGATTTGAACCTCCGACCTCCTCGTCCCGAACGAGGCACGCTAACCAGACTGCGCTACACCCCGGACGAAGGGCATTATACAATCGTAGGTAGATTTCGTCAAACTATTTATTGCCCTCTTTGCCTTTAGGGCCTTCGTTTCCGGTTACACCGGTAGTCCCCCGTTGCCAACCCAGAGGTCCACCTTGGCTCTCACCGTAGAGGGGGATCTCTGTCCACCCTTCCGGGGTTATCAGCAAGAAATGAAAATCCACGCCTCTGCCCCTAAGGGTCTCCAGATGACGTCGATATCTGAAGATCTCCCCGGGAAGCCATGAATCGCTTAATATCCATACTCTGTTACATTTTCCATCGCTGAATATCGCTACGTGATCCACCGCCATTCTCATGGCCTCGTCCTGATCTCCGGGATCCAAAGAGACCACTATGGCCTCTGAGGGAGCTCCCTGTCCGTCTTCTCCCAAAAAAGTAACGTGATTCCTAAGCCAATCCAGCTGATAGTAGAGTTTGTCGTAATCGGCATAAAAGGGGTCTCCAGATTGCACCGAAGGATCAAGTCCCTCTTTCATCCA from Dethiosulfovibrio russensis carries:
- a CDS encoding lysylphosphatidylglycerol synthase transmembrane domain-containing protein gives rise to the protein MVVSNRKDFPTNVIERIGRLRLVLFALLFVSLSLLVPFFLSKGLGGDFHVDCGFLSLRTAVCLLGLLVVYFCCDGLRLYYVLRSMGHRIPLGGLAKLVFVNIFFSNITPMATGGGFAQIWYLRRFGIPLGTATAATTLRTFLATACIFGVSPFLLLFLHPFSTSSRGWILSLVFASLGIVYLSLFCLALLKRNWMIFVLHRGLNLLCRAKVIDRARAVSWRSKAVKEIVRFSRDIRRCSRGGADILLSVACTAVFLMALFSFPFFLLRGTGYPVPYLLSVGLLILTTFIMYFSPTPGGAGFAEGLFGLFFLSSIPSSELVSVIVIWRFLTIYLGMGIGFIFMLTDLFGRRRCDA
- a CDS encoding YfcC family protein, producing the protein MITQEKKRSSFPHVFVILLSIMVVAMVATWFVPAGEFNRQLDPKSNRTVIVPDSFHSVEQAPVDPFQMFVAVQKGMTQAGSIVFFIFIVFSSIYVVMSTGAIDAFIAWMVRKTRSNPASANVTFGVLMAVFMIWGSTGTLSYEEMIAFVPIFASLALALGYDPIVGLAVSFVSVGIGFASATVNPFTIGVAQTISELPLFSGLAYRLLILAVMGSITIAWTLRYAAKIKADPSKSVVSDLDFEDLEFDEEKVNLQFTKTHKTVLMLFLITILVAGFGLLKLHWYINQLAGLFLIMGILVGIADRKAPSRIAELFVEGMSKGVLSAMVVGVARGILVVLSEGKIVDSIINGMANLLGQGSAYLSSVGMLLFQTMMNFLVPSGSGQAATTMPIMAPLADLLEVKRQVAVLAFQFGDGFSNLLWPTGFILIGCILAKVPLSRYLRWFLPLFAVLFVVQVLFLWGAIAIGYGPF
- a CDS encoding amidohydrolase, whose amino-acid sequence is MTDESRKDILRLLGEIAPTSEKLALDLWENPELGLEERYAADRYQEILSLEGFQVRRGIGDLDTAISASWGSGSPCIGFLGEYDALPGIAEDGGPGHGCGHNLLGAASLGAAMALKKYMEKLNLSGTVVFYGCPAEENNGGKVYMARDGCFSELDAALTWHPSDVNAVWEAGTLALNACNFVFKGVTSHAAKSPEAGRSALDGAILMDVGVNYLREHMIQEARIHSVITSGGKTPNVVPAEATICYYVRAPRRDQVEPLFERVVNCAKGAALMTDTTFEIDMIDGLYDYLPNPVLNEVASKIMSELGGPSFDKVDREKADKLQSSLSEKTVKEAFKRYGATSDFLGRELSDVYLQGGGPMAKGKTMAGSTDVGDVSHIVPTLQITTCTMPIGTSLHSWQSNESFGSTVGLKGMNFASEVLTLTALELLRDTSLFKKAKDAFERDTEGDPYESPLIPGARPKIR
- the smpB gene encoding SsrA-binding protein SmpB, translating into MLTIFDYFDIICPKEVKIMAVERVAQNRKARHDYFILDTFECGLVLTGTEIKSVRAGRVNLKDGYAKLEKGELWLMNVHISPYENASWRQHDPTQRRKLLMHRSEIRKLSVKIKERGFTLVPLSMYIKDGRWAKIELGLAKGKALHDKRQSLAEEDAKRTMAREIRNRQKV